In Virgibacillus sp. NKC19-16, a single genomic region encodes these proteins:
- the pstA gene encoding phosphate ABC transporter permease PstA: MEHLDTNQFENRMNARVRKNKIAKGVFFLATISGLIVLAILLIRVISQSIGWIDWNFLTGRLSTDAEQAGIMGAILGTAWLMLVVVPVTFILGVGTAIYIELYAKKGRVQSFIQTNIANLAGVPSIVYGLLGLTIFVRAMQLGNVVLAGGLTLSLLIMPIVVVSAQEALRSVPQDLSEASYGMGATKWQTIKKIILPAALPGIMTGTILALSRAIGETAPLTALGIPALLIPFPEGLFDTFTALPMQIYYWTLDAVLTEEYAYLAAATIVVLLLLLLLLNSIAIFIRNKFQQRY; this comes from the coding sequence ATGGAGCACTTAGATACAAATCAATTCGAAAATAGAATGAACGCCCGAGTTAGAAAAAATAAAATTGCCAAAGGGGTATTTTTCCTGGCAACGATCTCCGGGCTTATTGTACTGGCAATTCTATTGATCCGTGTTATCAGCCAAAGCATCGGCTGGATCGATTGGAACTTCCTGACAGGCAGATTATCAACAGATGCCGAACAAGCGGGTATCATGGGGGCGATCCTCGGGACAGCCTGGCTAATGCTTGTTGTGGTTCCTGTTACCTTTATTTTAGGAGTAGGTACAGCCATTTATATTGAGTTATATGCGAAAAAGGGACGTGTTCAATCATTCATTCAAACGAATATTGCTAACCTTGCAGGTGTGCCGTCCATCGTATATGGTCTCTTAGGATTGACGATCTTTGTAAGGGCCATGCAACTTGGGAATGTTGTTTTAGCCGGAGGGTTAACACTGTCCCTCTTAATTATGCCTATTGTCGTTGTTTCTGCACAGGAAGCGCTCCGTTCGGTACCACAGGATTTAAGCGAAGCGTCTTACGGAATGGGTGCAACAAAATGGCAAACCATCAAGAAGATCATTCTGCCAGCAGCATTGCCTGGGATCATGACGGGCACCATTTTAGCCCTTTCACGCGCAATTGGCGAAACAGCGCCGCTGACAGCGCTCGGTATACCAGCACTCTTAATTCCGTTCCCGGAAGGACTGTTTGACACATTTACCGCACTGCCAATGCAAATTTACTATTGGACACTTGATGCTGTTCTAACAGAGGAATATGCATACCTAGCAGCTGCAACCATTGTTGTATTGCTTTTATTGTTGTTACTGTTGAACTCAATTGCAATATTTATAAGAAATAAGTTTCAGCAAAGATATTAA
- a CDS encoding PstS family phosphate ABC transporter substrate-binding protein, translating to MRFKKALFLLLIAALAVVLVACGGTSAEEGEETTESEDTSSENAESEGDSESEELEGEVAIDGSGTVYPLMSTMAEEYMVNEQQNVSVEVSRAGTGAGFERFLNEETDFNDASRPISEEEQATAEENSIEYQEMKLALDGLTIAIHPDNDWATELTEDEVIGIFTGEYTNWSDVNSEWPDEAINTYGPNENHGTYEFFYEDILGEEPLAENINLQQEYSTLVSLVAEDVNSIGFFGYGYYESNQDQLQAVGIDFGEGAVEPSLDTIGEEGPYANFTRPVFTYLNVGMAQEKPQVMDYALWVMNNVSDFAGETGFAPIPEEEIQSQVEELESLQQ from the coding sequence ATGAGGTTCAAGAAGGCTTTATTTTTGCTTCTAATAGCTGCACTGGCTGTGGTGCTTGTAGCCTGTGGAGGAACGAGTGCAGAGGAAGGCGAAGAGACCACAGAATCTGAAGATACATCCTCAGAGAACGCAGAATCAGAAGGTGACAGCGAATCGGAGGAATTAGAAGGGGAAGTTGCTATTGACGGATCAGGAACGGTTTATCCGTTAATGTCTACAATGGCTGAAGAATATATGGTAAATGAACAGCAAAATGTTTCAGTTGAAGTCAGTCGCGCAGGAACTGGCGCCGGATTTGAAAGATTCCTAAATGAAGAAACAGACTTCAACGATGCATCCCGTCCCATTAGTGAAGAAGAACAAGCAACTGCTGAGGAAAATAGTATTGAATATCAAGAAATGAAATTAGCATTAGATGGACTGACCATCGCAATCCACCCGGATAACGACTGGGCAACTGAACTGACAGAAGATGAAGTGATTGGCATCTTTACTGGTGAATATACGAACTGGTCTGATGTTAATTCAGAATGGCCGGATGAAGCAATCAACACATACGGTCCAAACGAAAACCATGGTACGTATGAATTCTTTTATGAAGATATTCTTGGCGAAGAACCTTTAGCTGAAAATATTAACCTGCAGCAGGAATATTCCACACTGGTCAGCCTGGTAGCAGAAGACGTGAATTCAATTGGATTCTTCGGCTATGGTTACTATGAAAGCAACCAGGATCAACTGCAAGCAGTAGGCATTGACTTCGGTGAAGGAGCTGTCGAACCATCCCTTGATACGATTGGAGAAGAAGGCCCATATGCCAACTTCACACGTCCAGTGTTTACTTACTTGAATGTTGGAATGGCTCAGGAAAAACCGCAAGTAATGGATTACGCTCTTTGGGTTATGAATAATGTTAGTGATTTTGCCGGGGAAACTGGATTCGCACCAATTCCTGAAGAAGAAATACAGTCACAGGTTGAGGAGCTTGAATCCTTGCAACAATAA
- the pstC gene encoding phosphate ABC transporter permease subunit PstC, translating to MANNNNKNNKINVSEMIANNKQKKSFSNITEKLVPALLFLITTVSILTTIGIIYTLLSEAIEFFRRVPIWDFFTGIELDPFGADPQFGILPLINGTIISTLIAMVVAGPIGLMTAIYLSEFASDKMRRTLKPLLEVLAGIPTIVYGFFAFTFLTPILQAVIPGLGLTNILSPGIIMGVMIIPMIASLSEDAMTSVPGSMREGALALGATKLEVSLKVVIPAALSGIISSFVLGISRAIGETMIVTIASGSSKDFTFDITQSMQTMTSYIVEITSGDASTGTTMYYSLYAVALTLFVFTLIMNLLARYISRKFREEY from the coding sequence ATGGCAAATAATAACAATAAAAACAACAAGATTAATGTTAGCGAAATGATCGCAAACAACAAACAGAAAAAGAGTTTTTCCAATATAACAGAAAAACTGGTTCCTGCACTTCTTTTTCTCATCACAACTGTGTCCATTTTGACAACTATCGGGATTATCTACACATTGCTTTCTGAAGCGATTGAATTCTTCAGACGTGTGCCAATTTGGGATTTCTTTACAGGTATCGAACTGGATCCATTTGGTGCAGACCCCCAGTTTGGCATATTGCCACTGATCAACGGTACGATTATTTCCACCCTCATTGCGATGGTTGTTGCAGGCCCAATTGGGTTAATGACTGCTATTTATCTGAGTGAATTCGCCTCAGATAAAATGAGAAGAACACTAAAACCGCTGTTGGAAGTGCTTGCCGGTATACCTACCATTGTGTATGGCTTTTTTGCCTTTACATTTTTAACACCGATCCTGCAGGCAGTTATTCCAGGTCTTGGACTAACTAATATTCTCAGTCCCGGTATTATTATGGGTGTAATGATTATACCAATGATTGCCTCACTTTCTGAGGACGCCATGACTTCTGTTCCAGGTTCCATGCGGGAGGGAGCACTTGCGCTTGGTGCAACCAAATTGGAGGTATCGCTGAAGGTGGTTATTCCTGCAGCATTATCTGGAATTATATCTTCTTTTGTACTGGGAATTTCAAGAGCAATCGGTGAAACAATGATTGTTACCATTGCCAGCGGAAGCTCCAAGGATTTCACCTTTGACATTACCCAATCGATGCAGACAATGACCTCTTATATTGTCGAAATCACAAGTGGCGATGCCTCCACTGGAACAACCATGTATTACAGTCTTTATGCTGTTGCTTTAACCCTGTTTGTTTTTACACTAATCATGAACTTGCTTGCAAGGTATATCTCTCGCAAATTCAGGGAGGAATATTAA
- the pstB gene encoding phosphate ABC transporter ATP-binding protein PstB, giving the protein MSTALEKKVELKLVDNKNPEENTDENKKSVYNTNDLNLWYGNTHALKDINLSIHEQEVTAIIGPSGCGKSTFIKTLNRMVELVPSVSTTGNITYKDKNILDKSFKVEDLRTRVGMVFQKPNPFPKSIYENITYGPKIHGIRNKKVLNQIVEKSLRGASLWEEVKDRLNENAYGLSGGQQQRLCIARCLAIEPEVILMDEPTSSLDPKSTSHIEELVQDLKKEYSIIIVTHNMQQAARISDKTAFFLHGEVVEFDKTDKIFNNPADERTEDYISGRFG; this is encoded by the coding sequence ATGAGCACTGCATTAGAAAAGAAAGTAGAGTTGAAATTAGTAGACAATAAAAATCCAGAAGAAAACACAGATGAAAATAAAAAAAGCGTCTATAACACCAATGATTTAAACCTATGGTATGGGAATACGCACGCATTAAAAGATATTAATCTGTCAATCCATGAACAAGAAGTGACGGCAATCATCGGCCCTTCAGGCTGCGGCAAATCCACATTTATCAAGACATTAAATCGTATGGTGGAACTTGTCCCGAGCGTTAGCACGACAGGCAATATCACGTATAAGGACAAAAATATTTTGGATAAGTCCTTTAAAGTGGAGGATTTACGGACTCGCGTTGGAATGGTCTTTCAAAAACCGAATCCATTTCCAAAATCTATTTACGAAAATATCACATACGGCCCGAAAATCCATGGTATCCGCAATAAAAAAGTACTAAATCAAATTGTGGAAAAAAGCCTTCGTGGAGCTTCTCTCTGGGAAGAAGTCAAGGATCGACTGAACGAAAATGCATACGGCCTTTCCGGCGGGCAGCAGCAGCGTTTATGTATCGCTCGTTGCTTAGCTATTGAGCCGGAAGTCATCTTAATGGATGAACCAACTTCATCCCTTGACCCGAAATCAACATCGCATATTGAAGAGCTCGTTCAGGATCTTAAAAAAGAATACTCCATTATCATTGTTACACACAACATGCAACAAGCTGCCCGAATCTCAGATAAAACAGCTTTCTTCTTACACGGGGAAGTGGTTGAATTTGATAAAACGGATAAGATTTTTAATAACCCGGCTGATGAGCGAACCGAGGATTATATTTCTGGGAGATTTGGGTAG
- a CDS encoding toxic anion resistance protein codes for MNEQHEQKRSNEIEDLLANPFGNQENATQATNTQQEQDKPQRQIDLLDEESRQQAIRLAEQIDSNNYQAITQFGTEAQNKLLNFSHSMLEHVQSNDASEIGGILEDLMKKLEQVNPDELQPEKRGLFSRIFGKIQGSVNEILSRYQKTGAQIDRISVKLDHYKSTLTKDNDMLQEVFDKNKDYFEALNIYIAAGEVKQEELEQKTIPELKRKAEQSQNQMDVQEVNDKLQFVERLDKRMHDLKLSRQITTQSAPQIRLIQNTNQALVEKIQSSILTAIPLWKNQIAIALTLIRQRHAVEAQKQVSNTTNELLERNSEMLKTNSIETAKENERGLVDIETLKKTQEDLITTIEETMNIQTEGREKRQQAEKEIASMENELKGKLLELK; via the coding sequence ATGAATGAACAACATGAGCAGAAACGCTCGAACGAAATAGAAGATTTACTGGCAAATCCGTTTGGTAATCAGGAAAACGCCACGCAAGCCACCAATACTCAACAAGAGCAGGACAAGCCGCAAAGACAAATCGATCTTTTGGATGAAGAAAGCAGGCAACAAGCAATCCGGCTTGCAGAACAGATCGATTCGAATAATTATCAGGCAATCACCCAGTTTGGAACAGAAGCTCAGAACAAGCTGCTGAATTTTTCCCATTCGATGCTTGAGCATGTCCAAAGTAATGATGCTTCAGAAATCGGCGGGATTCTGGAAGACTTAATGAAAAAACTCGAGCAAGTAAACCCAGATGAATTACAGCCGGAGAAGCGTGGATTATTTTCCCGTATATTTGGAAAAATTCAGGGATCCGTCAATGAAATTCTCTCGAGATATCAAAAAACCGGTGCGCAAATTGACCGAATCAGTGTTAAACTGGATCATTATAAAAGTACATTAACCAAAGATAATGACATGCTGCAAGAAGTGTTTGATAAAAATAAAGATTATTTCGAGGCGTTGAATATTTATATTGCTGCCGGTGAAGTAAAGCAGGAGGAGCTAGAGCAGAAAACCATCCCCGAGCTGAAGCGAAAAGCCGAGCAGAGTCAGAATCAAATGGATGTGCAAGAGGTAAACGATAAACTGCAATTTGTCGAGCGACTTGATAAACGCATGCATGATTTGAAACTAAGCCGGCAAATCACCACACAAAGCGCGCCACAAATACGTCTTATTCAAAATACAAACCAAGCATTGGTCGAAAAAATTCAATCATCCATTCTAACCGCGATTCCACTTTGGAAAAATCAAATCGCAATTGCGCTCACACTGATCCGTCAGCGTCATGCTGTTGAGGCACAGAAACAAGTGTCTAACACAACGAATGAACTACTAGAAAGAAACTCAGAGATGCTAAAAACCAATTCCATCGAAACAGCGAAAGAAAATGAACGTGGCCTGGTTGATATTGAAACATTGAAGAAAACGCAGGAGGATCTTATCACAACCATCGAAGAAACGATGAATATCCAAACAGAAGGAAGGGAAAAACGCCAGCAGGCAGAAAAAGAAATAGCCAGTATGGAAAACGAACTAAAAGGGAAGCTGCTTGAATTGAAGTAG
- a CDS encoding SDR family oxidoreductase has protein sequence MKVLVIGANGQIGKHIVNQLQNSNEHTVRAMVRKEEQAEALQQSGVEAVVTNLEGSVDGITEAAKGCDAVIFTAGSGASTGSDKTILIDLDGAVKSIEAAEQAGAKRFIMVSAIQTHKRENWSEKIAHYSAAKHYADRMLEASALNYTILRPGGLLNEPGTGKIAAADSLSRGDIPREDVARTAITALTEENAHTKAFDLISGDTDIAEALKKV, from the coding sequence GTGAAAGTTCTTGTAATTGGTGCAAATGGACAAATTGGAAAACATATCGTCAATCAACTGCAAAACAGCAACGAACATACAGTAAGAGCGATGGTACGTAAAGAAGAGCAGGCTGAGGCCTTACAGCAATCCGGTGTAGAAGCTGTGGTGACTAATCTGGAAGGCAGTGTAGACGGGATTACAGAAGCAGCCAAAGGTTGTGATGCTGTTATCTTCACTGCTGGATCCGGGGCTAGTACTGGTTCGGATAAAACCATTTTAATCGATCTTGATGGTGCGGTGAAATCCATAGAGGCTGCAGAGCAAGCCGGAGCGAAACGCTTTATCATGGTTAGTGCTATTCAGACCCATAAGAGAGAAAACTGGAGTGAAAAGATTGCTCATTATTCTGCAGCTAAGCATTATGCAGATAGAATGCTAGAGGCAAGTGCTTTAAACTATACCATCCTCCGCCCAGGCGGCCTTCTAAACGAACCAGGCACCGGCAAAATTGCTGCAGCAGATAGCTTAAGCAGAGGTGACATTCCACGTGAGGACGTTGCCCGGACAGCTATCACAGCCTTAACCGAGGAAAATGCGCATACAAAAGCCTTTGATTTGATATCAGGCGACACAGATATTGCAGAAGCTTTGAAAAAAGTATAA
- a CDS encoding winged helix-turn-helix domain-containing protein — MKPIHVSRRDVRRFLLDTQSLLHSGEDTEASRSVLESTLRMIRQLECVQLDPIASVERNQHLVLAARIPGYEPPMLNELLSQGELFEYWANAACTIPMEDYPIFEATRNRFRSRTQAELDKLEPAACNVLERLHREGELPSRDFRSTERVHGGWDNKFPKTKATSQALNLLQDIGKIRVVRRQGSERFFDLTARTIPPELLKNAESIDEAQSNEALLEKYLRAYRVFDAGDARFGWQKLSVAERRAAIMKRVDSGKVIPLEIEGVRQNYFILATDLDQLREHKRGEQVFSPNEAPIRFLPPLDNLLWRRERLVDLFDFTYKWEVYTPKAKRHYGYYAMPILAGDRLIGRIDPGLDRKNRRLHIRLLQLEPDVEVTVYLRKNIRQALEAFAAFHQAIDVIIERTDPRCLSPL; from the coding sequence ATGAAGCCAATTCATGTAAGCAGGCGTGATGTTCGTCGCTTTTTACTTGATACGCAAAGCCTTCTTCACAGTGGTGAAGATACGGAGGCCTCCCGCTCTGTACTAGAATCCACTTTAAGGATGATTCGGCAGCTTGAGTGTGTTCAGCTTGACCCCATCGCCTCTGTTGAGCGTAATCAGCATCTTGTACTTGCAGCTCGAATTCCTGGATACGAGCCTCCAATGCTAAATGAGCTATTATCTCAAGGGGAGTTATTTGAGTATTGGGCGAATGCTGCTTGCACGATCCCAATGGAGGATTATCCGATATTTGAAGCAACTCGGAATCGATTTCGTTCGCGAACTCAAGCAGAACTGGATAAGCTTGAGCCTGCTGCATGTAATGTGTTGGAAAGATTGCACCGGGAAGGGGAGCTTCCTTCCCGGGATTTTCGTTCTACAGAGCGTGTCCACGGGGGATGGGACAATAAATTTCCCAAGACCAAAGCAACATCCCAAGCTCTTAATCTACTGCAAGACATCGGAAAGATTCGCGTTGTCAGGAGACAGGGAAGTGAGCGGTTTTTTGATCTGACAGCGCGTACTATACCGCCTGAATTACTGAAGAACGCTGAAAGCATAGACGAAGCTCAATCCAACGAGGCACTGTTGGAAAAATACTTGCGCGCCTATCGTGTGTTTGACGCTGGAGACGCTCGATTCGGTTGGCAAAAGTTAAGCGTAGCAGAACGTCGGGCGGCTATTATGAAGCGTGTTGACTCGGGAAAAGTTATCCCATTGGAAATCGAAGGCGTTCGCCAAAACTATTTTATATTGGCCACAGATCTTGATCAGCTAAGAGAACATAAACGAGGCGAGCAAGTATTTTCGCCGAACGAAGCACCAATCCGATTTCTTCCACCGCTGGATAACTTACTCTGGCGCCGGGAGCGTCTAGTCGACCTTTTTGACTTCACCTATAAGTGGGAGGTATATACACCAAAGGCCAAACGCCACTACGGCTATTACGCCATGCCAATTCTAGCCGGGGACCGCTTGATCGGCCGGATAGACCCTGGACTGGATAGAAAAAACAGGCGACTTCATATTCGCTTACTTCAGCTGGAACCCGATGTCGAGGTAACCGTCTATCTTCGCAAAAACATAAGACAAGCACTGGAGGCCTTTGCAGCATTTCATCAAGCAATTGATGTTATTATAGAACGAACGGATCCGCGGTGCCTGTCCCCTTTATGA
- a CDS encoding MGMT family protein, with the protein MKQFTENVLTVLHQIPEGQVMTYGQVARAAGSPRGARQVVRILYSMSRKYDLPWHRVINVKGQIALKSEEGIMNQKSMLEDEGIEVSETGKVDLDTYQFYPDMILDEDDKP; encoded by the coding sequence ATGAAGCAATTCACAGAGAACGTTCTTACAGTACTACACCAAATCCCTGAGGGGCAGGTGATGACATATGGGCAAGTTGCCCGTGCTGCGGGTAGTCCACGAGGAGCACGTCAGGTTGTTCGCATTTTATATTCCATGAGCCGCAAATATGATTTGCCTTGGCACCGAGTCATTAATGTAAAGGGACAGATTGCGTTGAAAAGTGAGGAAGGCATCATGAATCAGAAGTCGATGCTGGAGGATGAAGGTATAGAGGTTAGCGAGACGGGAAAAGTGGATTTGGATACATACCAATTTTATCCGGATATGATTTTGGATGAAGATGATAAACCTTGA
- the aroD gene encoding type I 3-dehydroquinate dehydratase, which yields MTAELFHNKKPPYICIPLTGKNKEEIHDELKMIIPKQPDLIEWRADFFEEIHDIDSVLAIAEEIATTSKTPILFTIRSEKEGGEKISVTQEEKVHLLSEICKSPGVAIIDFEVSNDPEHIRELRSVSKEHNKKLILSYHNFNFTPESSEIMKRVFKAEFYEADIVKVAVMPETKEDVLRLLEVTKEADDSLAIPIVTMSMGQMGSLSRIIGWAYGSIITFGLGVQSSAPGQVPIDDLRQMIEMVRETVGEWE from the coding sequence ATGACTGCAGAGCTATTTCATAACAAAAAGCCCCCTTATATTTGCATACCGTTAACTGGAAAAAATAAAGAAGAGATTCATGATGAGCTAAAAATGATTATCCCAAAGCAACCGGATTTAATTGAATGGCGTGCAGATTTCTTTGAAGAGATACATGATATTGATTCTGTTTTGGCTATAGCAGAGGAAATCGCCACGACTAGCAAAACGCCCATTCTATTCACCATTCGATCTGAAAAGGAAGGCGGAGAAAAGATCTCCGTAACGCAGGAAGAAAAGGTTCATTTATTAAGCGAAATATGTAAAAGTCCAGGTGTTGCAATCATTGATTTTGAAGTATCCAATGACCCAGAGCATATTAGAGAATTAAGAAGCGTCTCCAAAGAACATAACAAAAAATTGATCCTGTCTTATCATAATTTTAATTTTACACCAGAAAGCTCAGAAATAATGAAACGCGTATTCAAGGCTGAATTTTACGAAGCTGATATCGTTAAAGTAGCAGTCATGCCTGAAACAAAAGAGGATGTATTACGATTATTGGAAGTAACAAAGGAGGCGGATGATTCGCTCGCCATTCCTATTGTGACCATGTCGATGGGGCAAATGGGTAGTTTGAGCAGAATCATAGGCTGGGCATATGGCTCCATCATAACATTCGGCCTAGGTGTGCAAAGCTCAGCTCCAGGACAAGTACCAATAGACGACCTAAGGCAAATGATTGAAATGGTGCGGGAAACGGTGGGAGAGTGGGAGTGA
- a CDS encoding 5-bromo-4-chloroindolyl phosphate hydrolysis family protein, producing the protein MKGFLQFIVRSMSATSATALTWLISFFAFEQTIWLAGLYGILGGGAVYISMKQIMDFRHRKQNGLSRREYKFIEQNLKEAKEKITRLNRALRSVRSLGQAKQNFETMMTVRKIYANTKKDPKRFYKAERFYYEHLDSLVALTEKYAYLSEQPSRTKEINQSLRDTRHTLAIMNETVKKDLHIMLNDDLDILDFELDVAKQSIDKRKKPDRRALK; encoded by the coding sequence ATGAAAGGATTTCTTCAATTTATAGTACGATCCATGTCCGCCACTTCAGCCACAGCCCTCACATGGCTGATCAGCTTTTTCGCCTTTGAGCAAACGATTTGGCTAGCTGGTCTGTACGGTATCCTTGGTGGAGGGGCAGTTTATATTTCCATGAAACAGATTATGGATTTCCGCCATCGAAAGCAGAATGGCCTGAGTCGTAGAGAATATAAATTTATCGAACAAAACCTGAAAGAAGCGAAGGAAAAAATAACACGTCTTAATCGAGCCTTACGAAGTGTCCGGAGTCTCGGACAAGCGAAGCAAAATTTTGAAACTATGATGACAGTGCGGAAAATTTATGCCAACACGAAAAAGGATCCAAAGCGTTTCTATAAAGCAGAACGCTTTTACTATGAACATTTGGACTCCCTTGTGGCATTAACCGAGAAATATGCGTATTTGTCCGAACAGCCATCGAGGACAAAAGAGATAAATCAGTCTTTGCGAGACACTCGTCACACGCTGGCGATCATGAACGAAACTGTTAAGAAGGATTTGCACATCATGCTGAATGATGACTTGGACATCTTGGATTTTGAACTGGATGTGGCCAAGCAATCCATAGACAAAAGGAAAAAACCAGATAGGAGGGCCTTGAAATGA
- a CDS encoding NUDIX hydrolase — translation MNLSNIISKLQNRQPGILGQEQFRKSAVLLPLIEVENEIHILFEVRSMKMRSQPGDICFPGGKIDSIDKDPRACAIRETTEELGINEAAIDDIIPLDYIVADSGRMIYPFIGSITNLDQIQPSEAEVEEVFTVPLAFFLQTKPDVYKVDVQVVPEENFPFDLIVGGENYNWHTRQIDELFYQYDGKVIWGLTAKILTHFLALLDKK, via the coding sequence ATGAATCTATCAAACATCATTTCAAAATTGCAGAATCGACAGCCCGGCATCCTTGGTCAGGAGCAGTTTCGGAAGTCTGCGGTGCTGCTGCCACTTATTGAAGTAGAAAATGAAATTCATATTTTATTTGAAGTCAGGTCGATGAAGATGCGAAGTCAGCCTGGTGATATATGTTTTCCAGGTGGGAAAATAGATAGCATAGACAAGGATCCTCGAGCCTGCGCAATCCGTGAGACAACAGAAGAGCTCGGGATAAACGAAGCTGCTATTGATGATATCATCCCACTTGATTACATCGTGGCCGATTCCGGCAGAATGATTTATCCATTTATCGGCAGCATTACGAATCTGGATCAAATTCAGCCAAGTGAAGCCGAAGTAGAAGAAGTGTTCACTGTACCTTTGGCTTTTTTTCTCCAAACAAAGCCGGATGTATATAAAGTGGATGTTCAAGTCGTCCCAGAGGAGAATTTCCCTTTTGACTTAATCGTTGGTGGGGAAAATTATAACTGGCATACGCGGCAAATCGATGAACTTTTTTATCAATATGACGGAAAAGTAATTTGGGGGCTAACAGCCAAGATACTGACACACTTTTTGGCGTTGCTGGATAAAAAATAA